The window agtccctgaccactctctccaggaaaaacttcttcctaacgtccaacctaaacctccccaggctcagcttgaggtccccctctccaattccctgtgagcagagcccagcagcagcctctacacaatgtccctgcaggcagctgcagacagcaatgagctctgccctcagcctcctctgtttcacactgcccatcctcagctccctcattctctcctcatcagatttatgctccagccccttcacagcttccttgcccttccctggacctgctccagcacctccacagctctcttgtgttgcagtgcccaaacctgagcacaatactcaaggtgtggcctcaccaaagccgagTCTAAGGGGACAAAGTTCATGCCCCAtgggatgctgttggcctccaggctcctttgctttgctccAGAGGGTGTTGTGGGCACTGGGAGCCAAAGTGATGGGAATCCCTCACCCTCCTTTGGCCACTCCTCCTTAACTCAGCCTCTGTCCTACAGGGTACTTCCCTTATGAGAAGGCTGGGGCTGCAACAGCCATTCCTGAGCAAGTCCTAGGGCCAAAgcctctcctgccatggccagaggcagcagaggaggagatggtGATGAAGCACATGGACCCCGTGCCTGAGCACCACCCAGGTGACTACGTCCCAAGGACACGAGAGCCCCGAGGAGAGCCACGGAGCACTTCCCAGCATCCTGACTCAGAGGGGACAGAGCTAAGCCCAGCCTGGGGCCAGGGGCAAAGGTGTGGGGCTGGCCAGCTCGGTGGGGCCTTGGCAGGAAGCACAGTGGTAGGTGCTCGTGGGTggcaagggagggaggaggtgtgGGGACTGGTGGGCATGGAAAGGATGCCCTTGGCCAGGGGtgtgaggagggagtttggTGTGGGTGTAGATGGCAAGGAGGGAAGGTTCAGTGGTGTGCAGAGAGCCAGCAAAGGCATCAAccttctgagcagcagcaaatgcTCACAGCTGCAGGAATTGTTCTAGCATTAATTACTCTTCCAACCAGAAAGGCTTAATTGCTTCATTTGCTTGAGCTGTAGCTGCCTGGCCCAGGCACTGGAtctggcactgctctgtgctctgcagccaggtctGTGCTTCCTTCAGCTAACCTGgtgagcctggcactgccctcctcctcctcctctgccccaggcaAAAGCTCTCCTGGCACCTGTGGTTGCCTGCTGGGTTCCTGACCCACTGTAACAGTGCTGCCACCTCTTTGCCACTAACCTTATCCCTTGCTGGGACCCAAGCACTGGGATTTGCccctggagctgggcactggcTTGCACAGCACCACTGGTATCACCCAGTGCCAACATCTTTGAGCTTCTTACTTCTTCTGGAGCCGGAGCCAGCACTGGCCACGGCCAAGGCTCTGCAAATCCCCTCAGGCAGAGATTAGAGGTTTGACGTGGGGAGTCAAAAGCTGCCTTGGATCTAAATCCCAAGGGTCACTCCTGCCCCTTGCTCTGAGAAGCAGCTTTGTGAAGGAGctcagtgccctcagctgcCTTGTTCTCCGTGGGGGTGCTGCAGAACCCCTGTGCCCggagctcagccctgagctggctgccagcaactcctgcagccagcaagaaGTGGAAATGGCAGCTGCCATTCACAGGTCCTGTCAGTTGCCATTCACAGGTCCTGTCAGTTGCCATTCACAGGTCCTGGCAGTGAtttcagcactgcagccacGGGAGGACATTGCTCTTGCTGGTGTTGATTGTGTCCCTGTTTCCATTCCAAGCCTGTGGAAATGGAGGCTGTGGCTCTGCCCaagctggctggagctgtggatGTGGAGCAAGACCTTCGTTTACCAAAACTGGATGTACCAAACCTGATCCAGCAGAAAGTCATCTCAGGTAAAAACCAGGCAGGTGATGCACAGCTCAAGTCCAGCCCAGAAGAAATCatcacctcccttctcctcctgggGACACCTCAGACGCCTTtgccacccactccagccctcagggatggaaactgcccccacccctctcctTGTGAGGGTGTTTCTTTGGGAtgctgccaccctcacagaTCCCACACCGAGGCACAGATGACCACGGGTGGGTGAAAGGGTTGCAGGAGCCACCTCAGCTCCCCACAGCTGTGGGGGCAGGCTCAGAAATGCTCCAGGAATCAAGGAGGGAGGTGCCATGGGCTCTGCACcaactcctccagctgctgaggtGGGTATTTAGCTTCTAAACCCACAAAGCTTCCCTGGGTGCCCAGATCAGCACACAGTGCTGCTTTGCACCATCACAAGTGTAGACTCCTCTGCCTTGCAAGGAGCTGCACTCTGGGATGTTGCCACTTGCACCAGACGAGGCAtcccctgcaggcaggacaGTCATAGAGTGGGCTCAGTTGGAAGGcatcctcaaagctcatccagtccaaccccacccctgcagtcagcagggacatccttcaccagagcaggttgtccagagcctcaccttgaatatctccagggctggggacccaaccacccccctgggcaacctgttgcagtgttccactaccctcatggtacagaacttgttcctaacacccagcaaTGACAAAGGATGAGGCAATGGACTCCTCCTGGATGGGTATGACACATGGGAGAGGAAAATTTGTTCTGCAGTGGGCCCAAAGAATACAGAATTCACTGCTTTCAGATGCAGGAGGCAAAGTCCTCTCTCTGCAGCATCATTTTGGGCAGAGTGAGGTCTGGCTGCTTCTAAGCTGTACCTCAGTTTGACATAGTCTTAGACTTGATCTAGGTTCTGCCTAGGGATTGGTGATAATTTGTTGGATGAGTAGGGAAAATGAGGCAGAAAAGTTGGACACATGGTTGTGAAGGttgtttggtctcttctgccaggcaacaaggggacacagtctcaagttgtgtcaggggaggttgtgaagtctccttctctgaagcctttccagccctgtctggatgtgttcctgtgtgacctgcactagattctatggtcctgctctggcagggagggttggactggaagatctccagaggtcactcccaatccctaacatcctgtgaccctgtggctcctctgggctgcagtcctgcagggcagcagctgtgcataggagtggtggggttgggttcttctgccaggcacccagcaacagaacaaggggacacagcctcaagctgtgccagggcaggtctaggctggatgttaggaggaagtttttggcagagagagtgattggcattggaatgggctgcccagggaggtggtggagtctgtgtggctggaggtgttgaagccaagcctggctggggcacttagtgccatggtctggttgcttggccagggctgggtgctaggttgggctggctgagcttggaggtgtcttccagcctggttgatcctgtgatttatGAAGCCCTGACTGTGTGTTAGACATGGGAGAGGACATGACAGAGCTGTtgatggaaagaaaaggctgTGAGAAAATGAAATGTTTCTTCTGCACCTCGTGGAAACCACCaaagagcagctcagccccttGGGTCTTCCTTGGCAATCATGAGAAAAGACTTTCAGAAAGGATCCTTCACATTTAAGAGTCACTTTGGCAGTTGAAATGAGTAAATGGCTCCTTCCTCTACTTGccaagtgattgtgcccctgcacTCACGTGGAAGTGgttgtccccctgtacttggcCAGGTCTCAAATcatgagttcagttttggggccctcactccaagaaggacattgaggggctggaacaggtccagagaaatcagcaaagctggggaagggtctggagaacagagcaggtgaggagcagttgagggaactgggagtggatagcctgcaggagaagaggctaagggcagacctcattgttccctacagctccctgaggggaggctgcagccaggtgggggttggtttctttccCCAAGGAACAAGAGCAGGATGAAAGGGAATGGTTTCTAAATGCACcaaggggagggttaggttggacttgaggaacaatttcttctccaaaagggttgtcaagccctggcccaggccagccagggcagtggtggagtctccatccctggaggggtttcaaagccctgcagatgtggtgctgagggccctggtatggtggtggacttggcagtgccaggctaaTGACTGACCTCagggatcttggaggtcttttccaaccttaatggtgctatgattctgtgattccagactGGAGGATGTCCATATGGGAGCTGTGCTCTCAGGCAGAAGTTGTCCTCTCTTGTCTGCAGGCTACACTGGCTTCATCCCTCGCCTCTGCTGGGTCCACGGTGCCAGCTACCTCCAGGCGGTGAAGGAGGCGATGAACGAATTTGACCAGCTGCAGGTAAATGATACCCACACATCTTATTTCAGCAGTAAGACCTGTGCCAGCaaggtgctgaggcactggagcaggctgcccaggggctacaggagagacTTTTCACAAGAGCTTGTAGAGACAGGGTGAGGgggaaatggctttgagctgggagaggggagagaaggaa is drawn from Pogoniulus pusillus isolate bPogPus1 chromosome 35, bPogPus1.pri, whole genome shotgun sequence and contains these coding sequences:
- the CIMIP2A gene encoding ciliary microtubule inner protein 2A, which codes for MAAPKENSLFPLNPYYIPGYEGFVPQYKYRFGETYGRSTYRLLTEPGVGRSPRSLLAPLRPEKFLEDFSGSKHGTQGYPPGPAGYFPYEKAGAATAIPEQVLGPKPLLPWPEAAEEEMVMKHMDPVPEHHPGDYVPRTREPRGEPRSTSQHPDSEGTELSPAWGQGQRCGAGQLGGALAGSTVPVEMEAVALPKLAGAVDVEQDLRLPKLDVPNLIQQKVISGYTGFIPRLCWVHGASYLQAVKEAMNEFDQLQLSERSPTCSPGKRYPRSYLPKNKIYTSAGLIPFYTGFVPKLRDTYALTFGDGTRAAYHKK